A region from the Oculatellaceae cyanobacterium genome encodes:
- the ftsH2 gene encoding ATP-dependent zinc metalloprotease FtsH2, translating to MKFSWRVLLLWTLPAVVIGFFFWQGAFAPATGEMTKNTASTRMTYGRFLEYLDAKRVTSVDLYDGGRTAIIEAIDPDLDNRVQRLRVDLPGNAPELISQLRKANISFDTHPIRNEGAIWGLLGNLIFPVLLIAGLFFLFRRSNNLPGGPGQAMNFGKSKARFQMEAKTGVLFDDVAGIEEAKEELQEVVTFLKQPERFTAVGAKIPKGVLLVGPPGTGKTLLAKAIAGEAGVPFFSISGSEFVEMFVGVGASRVRDLFKKAKENAPCLVFIDEIDAVGRQRGAGIGGGNDEREQTLNQLLTEMDGFEGNTGIIIIAATNRPDVLDSALLRPGRFDRQVSVDTPDVKGRLQILDVHARNKKLAPEISLEAIARRTPGFSGADLANLLNEAAILTARRRKEAITMLEINDAVDRVVAGMEGTPLVDSKSKRLIAYHEIGHGIIGTLLKHHDPVQKVTLIPRGQAQGLTWFTPSEEQGLISRGQLLARISAALGGRAAEQVIFGDAEVTTGAGGDLQQVTSLARQMVTRYGMSTLGPVSLESQAGEVFLGRDWMTRSEYSEEIAAQIDAQVRSIVEHCYDEALRLIRENRSVIDRLVDLLIEKETIDGDEFRQIVAEYTHVPEKEQFVPAI from the coding sequence ATGAAGTTTTCTTGGAGAGTATTATTACTTTGGACATTACCAGCAGTGGTAATTGGGTTCTTTTTCTGGCAAGGGGCGTTTGCTCCGGCGACAGGGGAGATGACTAAGAACACTGCCAGTACTCGGATGACTTATGGTCGCTTTTTAGAGTATTTAGATGCTAAACGAGTAACAAGTGTTGATCTGTATGATGGTGGTCGGACGGCAATTATTGAGGCGATCGATCCAGATCTAGACAACAGAGTTCAGCGTTTGCGTGTAGATCTACCTGGAAACGCGCCTGAACTGATTTCCCAGCTAAGAAAAGCAAATATTAGCTTCGATACTCACCCAATTCGTAATGAAGGCGCTATCTGGGGGTTACTGGGTAATTTAATATTTCCAGTTTTGTTGATTGCTGGATTATTTTTTCTGTTCCGCCGTTCTAACAATCTACCTGGTGGCCCTGGTCAAGCAATGAACTTCGGGAAATCAAAAGCCCGTTTTCAGATGGAAGCTAAAACAGGTGTGTTATTCGATGACGTAGCAGGAATCGAAGAAGCTAAAGAAGAACTCCAAGAAGTTGTTACTTTCCTCAAACAGCCAGAACGCTTTACCGCAGTAGGAGCAAAAATTCCTAAAGGTGTGCTGTTAGTAGGGCCTCCAGGTACGGGTAAAACATTACTGGCTAAAGCGATCGCAGGAGAAGCAGGTGTACCCTTCTTCAGCATCTCCGGTTCGGAATTTGTGGAAATGTTCGTAGGTGTGGGCGCTTCCCGTGTGCGAGATTTATTCAAAAAAGCCAAAGAAAACGCACCCTGCTTAGTATTCATTGATGAAATCGACGCAGTAGGTCGGCAACGTGGCGCTGGTATAGGTGGCGGTAACGATGAGCGTGAACAAACTCTCAACCAGTTACTTACAGAAATGGACGGGTTTGAAGGCAATACAGGGATTATTATCATTGCTGCTACCAACCGCCCCGATGTCTTAGATTCAGCACTGTTACGTCCGGGTAGATTTGACAGACAAGTGAGTGTTGACACCCCTGATGTCAAAGGACGCTTGCAAATTCTGGATGTCCACGCTCGTAATAAGAAACTAGCACCAGAAATTTCCTTAGAAGCGATCGCACGTCGCACTCCTGGTTTTAGTGGTGCAGATCTTGCTAACCTACTCAACGAAGCGGCTATTCTAACAGCCAGACGGCGCAAAGAGGCGATTACCATGTTAGAAATCAACGACGCGGTTGACCGTGTTGTTGCTGGTATGGAAGGCACTCCTTTGGTAGATAGCAAGAGCAAGCGTTTAATTGCTTACCATGAAATCGGTCATGGAATTATTGGTACTCTGCTCAAACATCACGATCCAGTGCAGAAAGTTACCTTAATTCCTCGCGGACAAGCCCAAGGTTTAACTTGGTTTACTCCCTCAGAGGAGCAAGGATTAATCTCTAGAGGGCAGTTATTAGCACGGATTAGCGCCGCTTTAGGCGGACGTGCTGCCGAACAAGTGATCTTCGGAGACGCAGAAGTAACTACGGGTGCTGGTGGTGACTTGCAACAAGTAACTTCCTTAGCACGGCAGATGGTAACTCGCTATGGAATGTCAACTTTAGGGCCAGTTTCTTTAGAAAGTCAGGCGGGCGAAGTATTTTTAGGTCGCGACTGGATGACTCGTTCTGAATATTCTGAGGAAATTGCGGCTCAGATTGATGCTCAAGTCCGCTCAATTGTAGAGCATTGCTATGACGAAGCTTTACGTTTGATTCGGGAAAATCGTTCCGTGATTGATCGCCTGGTGGATCTGTTAATTGAGAAGGAAACAATTGATGGTGATGAGTTCCGCCAAATTGTTGCTGAGTACACTCATGTACCTGAAAAAGAGCAATTTGTGCCTGCTATCTAG